A genomic stretch from Algoriphagus halophilus includes:
- a CDS encoding outer membrane beta-barrel family protein → MMRVNSYFFLFFILCFACIVHGSFGQDSRVTGVLVDSESKKPLPFVQVALFGSQDSTSPESFGDTDESGRFSLQVNPGEYAFKAFFLGYSDLNIPNVIVSGTEDLGTLELKSENQNLEEVVVETSKMPVRTTMEGLTITPDNNLANTGGTLLDVLRNTPSISVSEDGAISLRGSSGTNILINGRNSSLTQNLDQLPASAVEEIKIINNPNARYDAEAEAGVIDIVLKKGIELGTHGGVEATYGTRNRTNLGARISHRSLKWNTYAGYNYRNWKSIGTRESTRFLFEDDESLIQNTNNTDHDIGHNLNYGADYYFGNNVLSYEGVFQASENWQTNTLFAEQVRGGKEFNYVRRNSENETDDGLDNALIFEHSFKEKGHLLRASASHSYRNQYKTQNIEIFNNSLNPDPGNLTGQERAFTDEVRNISVFQADYIRPFESGKFETGLKSTLRKFDNDYQYLRFQEASQDFVLDPAISNRFIYKDQIHAGYMVYSKTNPKFEYAVGLRGEFTKVDTYLENTNETNKQSYFNLFPSVQALYNLNDQHALKVTYSRRIDRPRAWRLNPFPDITDSLNVRRGNPELDPEMINSFELGHLANFEKSSFTTNLFYRKVNGQIDFITIIEDGISYSQPDNLLSSQSYGVELITTNEITNWYAVNGGLTLFQIAVDGSNIGEEFTNSGFSWNVKLTQDFKLPLGINFQLVGNYESPEIEAQGRDLAQYYFDGSLQKSFLDGKGSLTFSARDIFDTRRFAGNTLTNAFSQEFYSKRETQIYLLSARFNF, encoded by the coding sequence ATGATGAGAGTAAATTCCTATTTTTTCCTGTTTTTTATCCTGTGCTTTGCATGTATAGTACATGGTTCCTTTGGACAAGATTCAAGGGTGACAGGGGTATTGGTAGATTCTGAATCCAAAAAGCCTTTGCCTTTTGTTCAGGTAGCTCTTTTTGGTTCTCAAGATTCCACATCACCTGAATCCTTTGGAGATACAGATGAAAGTGGAAGGTTTTCACTTCAAGTAAATCCCGGAGAATATGCGTTTAAAGCGTTCTTCTTAGGGTATTCTGATTTGAATATCCCGAATGTAATAGTCTCAGGCACTGAAGATTTAGGTACACTTGAATTGAAAAGTGAAAACCAAAATTTGGAGGAAGTAGTTGTAGAAACTTCAAAAATGCCTGTTCGGACCACCATGGAGGGGCTGACCATCACTCCCGATAACAACTTGGCCAATACTGGAGGTACCTTATTGGATGTGCTAAGGAATACTCCTTCTATTTCTGTAAGTGAAGATGGGGCCATTTCTTTACGTGGAAGTTCAGGTACCAATATCCTGATCAATGGAAGAAATTCCTCTCTTACCCAAAACTTAGATCAATTACCCGCCAGCGCGGTAGAGGAAATCAAAATAATCAATAACCCAAATGCTCGATATGATGCTGAAGCTGAGGCAGGTGTAATTGATATTGTATTGAAAAAAGGAATTGAGTTGGGAACACATGGAGGAGTAGAAGCTACGTACGGAACTAGAAACAGGACAAATCTGGGAGCCAGAATTAGTCATAGAAGCCTGAAATGGAATACCTATGCTGGATATAATTACCGCAATTGGAAAAGTATAGGGACGCGAGAATCCACTCGTTTTCTTTTTGAAGATGATGAGTCGCTAATTCAGAATACAAATAATACGGACCATGATATCGGGCATAACCTGAACTATGGAGCCGACTATTACTTTGGTAACAATGTGTTGAGTTACGAAGGAGTGTTTCAAGCCAGTGAGAACTGGCAGACCAATACGTTGTTCGCGGAGCAAGTGAGAGGAGGCAAGGAGTTCAATTATGTCCGACGAAATTCTGAGAATGAAACGGATGATGGGTTGGATAATGCCTTGATTTTTGAACACTCATTTAAAGAAAAGGGACATTTGTTGCGCGCCTCTGCTAGCCATTCGTATCGAAATCAATACAAAACACAAAACATTGAAATCTTCAATAATAGTTTGAATCCTGATCCTGGGAATTTAACTGGACAGGAGCGGGCATTTACGGATGAGGTTAGAAATATTTCTGTGTTTCAGGCAGATTATATTAGGCCATTTGAATCCGGGAAATTTGAGACTGGTTTGAAGTCTACCCTACGTAAATTTGATAATGATTATCAATACCTGAGATTTCAGGAGGCGAGCCAGGACTTTGTTTTAGATCCAGCAATTAGTAACCGATTTATTTACAAAGATCAAATTCATGCGGGTTATATGGTTTATTCCAAAACCAATCCCAAGTTTGAATATGCAGTTGGCTTAAGAGGGGAATTTACCAAAGTGGATACGTACCTGGAGAACACTAATGAGACCAACAAACAGTCTTATTTTAACCTGTTTCCAAGTGTGCAGGCCCTTTATAACTTGAATGACCAGCATGCCTTAAAAGTCACCTACAGTAGAAGAATTGATAGGCCAAGAGCATGGAGATTGAATCCTTTTCCGGATATCACTGATAGTTTGAATGTTAGAAGGGGTAATCCGGAATTAGATCCTGAAATGATTAATTCTTTCGAATTAGGACATTTGGCTAATTTCGAAAAATCCAGCTTTACCACTAATCTGTTTTATCGTAAAGTGAATGGCCAAATAGATTTCATCACCATCATTGAAGATGGGATATCTTACTCACAGCCTGATAATTTACTTTCTTCACAATCCTATGGTGTAGAATTGATTACCACCAATGAGATTACTAATTGGTATGCTGTAAATGGAGGTTTGACACTTTTTCAAATTGCTGTAGATGGCTCTAATATCGGAGAGGAATTTACAAATTCAGGATTTTCCTGGAATGTTAAATTGACTCAAGACTTTAAACTTCCTTTAGGGATTAACTTTCAGTTGGTCGGCAATTATGAATCTCCTGAGATTGAAGCACAAGGAAGAGATTTGGCACAATACTACTTTGACGGAAGTTTACAAAAATCATTCTTGGATGGTAAGGGAAGCTTGACGTTTAGTGCTCGGGATATTTTTGACACGAGAAGATTTGCGGGCAATACGCTAACCAATGCTTTTTCACAGGAGTTTTATTCCAAAAGAGAAACGCAGATCTATTTACTATCTGCAAGATTTAATTTTTAG
- a CDS encoding lmo0937 family membrane protein encodes MSSLLYLIAVILLIGWILGVFIYSVSGLIHILLVLAVIAILFRLIGGR; translated from the coding sequence ATGAGTTCTTTATTATATCTGATAGCGGTAATCCTATTAATCGGTTGGATATTAGGCGTATTTATTTATAGCGTTTCCGGACTGATTCACATTTTATTAGTCTTGGCTGTAATAGCCATCCTATTCAGGTTAATAGGTGGTCGCTAA
- a CDS encoding LacI family DNA-binding transcriptional regulator has product MKKKRVSITDIAKALNVTPSTVSRALNGGGKVSEKKKQQIQALAKELGYRPNPIARSLVENKTQTIGLIIPEFTHHFYSRVLAGIESVTSKAGYQLLICTSNEKKRQEIKSFQTLLDARVDGILATVCKKNDEFGHLQEVLESETPLVLMDRICEEIETSYVISDDFEGAFQAVDFLLQTGCTQIIHIKGPKVLSTSFNRFMGYKEALRKHQIPYNEELIFEGNDPELPEKIRTYIKTNPVDGVFAYSDYLAFEAVNVLRNEGISIPDKVAIVGYADEPISTYVTPQLTSVNQRPFDMGSIAAGFLLNQIQDPNSPLEFKSLKTELVTRSSTKKNQLARSWE; this is encoded by the coding sequence ATGAAAAAGAAAAGAGTAAGTATTACCGACATAGCCAAAGCTTTGAACGTGACCCCGTCTACAGTATCAAGAGCATTGAATGGAGGGGGAAAGGTAAGCGAAAAGAAAAAGCAGCAAATTCAGGCTTTAGCGAAAGAACTGGGATACAGACCAAATCCTATTGCGAGGAGTCTGGTCGAAAACAAAACCCAAACCATCGGCTTGATTATCCCTGAATTCACGCATCATTTTTATAGTAGGGTTTTGGCAGGAATAGAAAGTGTCACCTCAAAAGCGGGATACCAATTATTGATCTGCACTTCTAACGAGAAAAAGAGGCAGGAAATCAAATCCTTTCAAACCTTATTGGATGCCCGGGTGGATGGAATTTTGGCTACGGTTTGCAAGAAAAACGATGAATTTGGTCATTTACAGGAAGTGTTGGAGAGTGAAACACCGCTTGTTTTGATGGATAGGATCTGTGAAGAAATTGAGACTTCCTATGTAATTTCAGATGATTTTGAAGGAGCATTTCAAGCAGTGGACTTTCTTCTACAAACCGGTTGTACCCAAATCATCCATATCAAAGGTCCAAAAGTGCTTTCTACTTCTTTTAATCGATTCATGGGCTACAAAGAGGCTTTAAGGAAACACCAGATACCCTATAATGAGGAGTTGATTTTCGAAGGAAATGATCCTGAATTGCCTGAAAAGATCAGGACATATATAAAAACGAATCCCGTAGATGGGGTTTTCGCCTACAGTGATTATTTGGCTTTTGAAGCTGTCAATGTTCTAAGGAATGAGGGCATTTCCATCCCAGACAAGGTTGCTATTGTAGGTTATGCCGATGAGCCTATTTCTACCTATGTGACTCCCCAATTGACCAGCGTCAACCAACGACCTTTTGATATGGGATCTATTGCAGCTGGTTTTTTATTGAATCAAATTCAGGACCCTAATTCTCCGCTTGAATTCAAAAGCCTCAAAACTGAATTAGTAACCAGATCCTCTACCAAAAAAAACCAACTTGCTAGGTCTTGGGAATAA
- a CDS encoding aldo/keto reductase: MQLGKTGLEVPSMVIGTSSLGNLYQSSSFSDKLELVKTALDCFPGLTVFDSAGKYGAGLALESLGKALNEVNVPKDQVVISNKLGWRRVPLKGAEPTFEKDVWKNLEYDAVQDISYQGILNCFEEGNTLLGGYKSQLVSVHDPDEYLAQAVSDADYKIRFQDILEAYRALADLKKAGKVKAIGVGSKSWEVIREIYEQVELDWVMIANSMTIYSHPSELLHFMEQMKYDGVGIINSAVFHSGFLVGGDYFDYEFAGSDNPAFQKQHQWRSSFFELCTSWGIDPAHACIQFGLRFPGVSALALNSTSTKRIQKNAAYCQTPIESGFWKELKEKQLIKRDSEISI, from the coding sequence ATGCAATTAGGGAAAACAGGACTTGAAGTCCCATCTATGGTAATTGGCACCAGTTCACTGGGAAATCTTTACCAGTCCAGTTCCTTTTCGGATAAACTGGAATTGGTGAAAACTGCCCTGGATTGTTTCCCAGGTCTTACGGTCTTTGACTCTGCTGGAAAATATGGAGCAGGGTTAGCCTTGGAGTCATTAGGTAAGGCTTTAAATGAGGTAAATGTGCCCAAAGATCAAGTGGTCATCAGCAATAAATTGGGGTGGAGGAGGGTTCCTTTGAAGGGAGCTGAGCCAACCTTTGAAAAAGATGTTTGGAAGAATTTGGAATATGACGCGGTACAGGATATCAGTTATCAAGGTATTCTGAACTGTTTTGAGGAGGGGAATACACTTTTGGGGGGATATAAATCTCAATTGGTTTCCGTGCATGATCCGGATGAATATTTGGCTCAAGCGGTATCTGATGCTGATTATAAAATACGGTTTCAGGATATTTTAGAGGCTTATCGAGCCTTGGCTGATTTGAAAAAAGCTGGGAAAGTGAAGGCCATTGGGGTAGGGTCTAAAAGCTGGGAAGTGATCCGGGAAATCTATGAGCAAGTCGAGTTGGACTGGGTGATGATCGCCAATAGCATGACGATCTATAGTCACCCATCTGAATTATTGCATTTTATGGAGCAAATGAAATATGATGGGGTAGGAATTATCAATTCAGCAGTATTTCACTCTGGGTTTTTGGTAGGAGGAGACTATTTTGATTACGAGTTTGCCGGTTCAGATAATCCAGCATTTCAGAAGCAACATCAGTGGAGGTCTAGTTTTTTTGAGCTCTGCACATCTTGGGGCATTGATCCAGCACATGCTTGTATACAGTTTGGCTTACGTTTTCCAGGAGTATCTGCATTGGCCCTGAACTCGACTTCTACAAAACGTATTCAAAAGAATGCAGCCTATTGCCAAACTCCTATTGAATCGGGTTTTTGGAAGGAACTAAAGGAAAAACAATTGATAAAAAGAGATTCGGAAATCTCCATTTAA
- a CDS encoding zinc-binding alcohol dehydrogenase family protein, giving the protein MKELSCKTPGEFEYKDTQKPILSQGNAIIKIKRIGICGTDLHAFEGTQPYFSYPRTLGHELAGEVFEIESNSEFQIGDLVTIMPYFSCGTCVACRKGKTNCCQKISVFGVHEDGGMREYVSVPISTLIKREGLQLDQLAMAEPFAIGAHGVRRAGVKPGDRVLVIGAGPIGLGVMEFAKIAGGEVIALDINEQRLDFCKNILNIAHTLKASEQTKREIEELTNGDFCDVVIDATGNSTAIHQGFQYMAHGGTYVLVGLQKGEIAFFHPDFHKRESTLMSSRNATKADFEQVLEALASGNINVKNYITHRVNFEGVKSNFESWLDPKTGVIKAMVAI; this is encoded by the coding sequence ATGAAAGAATTATCCTGTAAAACTCCAGGGGAATTTGAATATAAGGATACCCAAAAACCAATCCTTTCCCAAGGGAATGCAATTATCAAAATCAAGCGTATCGGGATCTGTGGAACAGATCTGCACGCATTTGAAGGAACGCAACCTTATTTTTCTTATCCAAGGACATTGGGCCATGAATTAGCTGGTGAAGTCTTTGAAATTGAGTCTAATAGCGAATTTCAAATAGGAGATCTGGTGACTATTATGCCTTATTTCAGTTGTGGAACTTGTGTGGCCTGCCGAAAGGGAAAAACCAATTGTTGTCAAAAAATCAGTGTTTTTGGAGTTCATGAAGATGGGGGGATGAGAGAATATGTGTCTGTGCCCATTTCCACTTTGATCAAAAGGGAAGGACTTCAGTTGGATCAGCTGGCGATGGCAGAGCCGTTTGCCATCGGTGCCCATGGTGTAAGAAGAGCAGGAGTGAAACCCGGAGATCGGGTTCTGGTCATAGGAGCCGGCCCCATCGGATTAGGGGTGATGGAATTTGCGAAAATCGCGGGAGGAGAAGTCATTGCTTTAGACATCAATGAACAACGACTTGATTTCTGTAAAAACATATTGAACATCGCGCATACCCTGAAAGCCAGTGAGCAAACAAAAAGGGAAATTGAAGAATTGACCAATGGGGATTTCTGTGATGTAGTGATTGATGCGACGGGTAATTCTACAGCAATTCATCAGGGTTTTCAATACATGGCTCATGGAGGGACCTATGTGTTGGTAGGTTTGCAAAAAGGAGAAATAGCATTTTTTCATCCAGATTTTCATAAAAGAGAATCTACACTCATGAGCAGTCGAAATGCTACCAAAGCTGATTTTGAGCAGGTGTTGGAAGCTTTGGCAAGTGGAAACATCAATGTAAAAAATTACATCACCCATCGAGTCAATTTTGAGGGGGTGAAGTCCAATTTTGAATCATGGCTGGACCCCAAAACAGGAGTTATCAAAGCCATGGTAGCAATATAA
- a CDS encoding glycoside hydrolase family protein encodes MRKIIVFFAALLIFTQVSFAQIEERPRPAEWNNLVPGAKFIDLFQPIPPIGKLTADTWGTATVKPRYVDNGIEDNEWSYWGGNILKGEDGQFHLFVCRWREDSPKGHHEWPRSIVVHAVSGHSMGPFKVIGEVGKGHNPEIYRTADGHFVVYVIDGYYVSESLDGPWEYSKFDFDQRDRPIIEGLSNLTFARREDGSYLMVCRGGGVWFSKDGVSTFNQVSNERVYPPVDGRFEDPVIWKDHVQYHLIVNDWLGRIAFYQRSKDGVHWKTDPGEAYMPGITTYEDGTIEDWFKYERIKIFQDELGRAVQANFAVIDTLKNEDKPNDRHSSKNIGIPLKAGMQLELLNKKAITPKTKSIKVLVKAEPGFNPQQDLDLASLRFGASEEVNFGRGAKVLSSQAKGDDLEISFEGKGNGFKEDNFAGKMIGKDNNGDMVFGFSRLPWVNYNPEILSARKPEIDKEKGIVRVKVENFGQIKSKKAKVIVEVFEDGKSAFTSEGKVHSLDPFEGIRIELPYDQLIPLGSDLTYKLTILPSNGEMEMLEGEL; translated from the coding sequence GTGCGTAAAATTATTGTATTCTTTGCTGCTCTCCTTATTTTCACTCAGGTTAGTTTTGCTCAAATTGAAGAAAGGCCACGACCTGCCGAGTGGAACAACTTAGTGCCAGGAGCTAAGTTTATTGATCTTTTTCAACCAATTCCACCAATTGGAAAATTGACTGCTGATACTTGGGGCACTGCTACGGTGAAACCTCGGTATGTGGACAATGGAATTGAAGATAATGAATGGTCCTACTGGGGTGGCAACATTCTAAAAGGGGAAGATGGTCAATTTCATTTATTCGTTTGTCGCTGGAGGGAAGACTCACCCAAAGGACATCATGAATGGCCTAGATCGATCGTGGTACATGCGGTATCCGGTCACTCAATGGGGCCATTTAAAGTTATTGGAGAAGTTGGAAAGGGGCATAACCCAGAAATCTATCGAACTGCGGACGGACACTTTGTGGTCTATGTGATCGACGGATATTATGTGTCTGAATCTCTTGACGGTCCTTGGGAATACAGCAAATTTGATTTTGACCAGAGAGACCGACCAATCATCGAAGGGCTTTCCAATCTAACTTTTGCTCGTCGTGAAGATGGTTCCTATCTCATGGTCTGTCGTGGAGGAGGAGTTTGGTTCAGTAAAGATGGAGTAAGTACCTTCAATCAGGTTTCCAATGAGCGAGTTTATCCTCCAGTTGACGGTAGATTCGAAGATCCTGTTATCTGGAAAGACCATGTTCAGTATCATTTGATTGTAAATGATTGGTTGGGAAGAATAGCTTTTTACCAGCGTTCGAAAGATGGGGTTCATTGGAAAACAGATCCAGGAGAGGCCTACATGCCTGGAATTACCACTTATGAAGACGGGACCATTGAAGACTGGTTTAAATATGAGCGAATCAAGATTTTTCAGGATGAATTGGGAAGAGCAGTACAAGCCAACTTTGCGGTGATAGACACTTTGAAAAATGAAGATAAGCCCAATGATAGGCATAGTTCCAAGAATATTGGGATTCCATTGAAGGCAGGAATGCAACTGGAATTGTTGAATAAAAAAGCCATCACTCCTAAGACAAAATCTATCAAAGTATTGGTGAAGGCTGAACCGGGTTTTAACCCTCAACAAGACTTGGATTTGGCCTCCCTTCGCTTTGGGGCATCTGAAGAAGTCAATTTTGGAAGAGGAGCAAAGGTGCTCAGTTCTCAAGCTAAAGGGGATGACTTGGAAATTTCTTTTGAGGGAAAAGGCAATGGATTCAAAGAGGATAATTTTGCTGGAAAGATGATCGGGAAGGACAATAACGGAGACATGGTGTTCGGCTTTTCTAGACTACCTTGGGTGAATTACAATCCCGAAATCCTTTCGGCAAGAAAGCCTGAAATTGATAAAGAAAAAGGAATTGTAAGGGTGAAAGTTGAGAATTTTGGCCAAATAAAATCCAAAAAAGCAAAAGTGATTGTAGAGGTTTTTGAGGACGGAAAAAGTGCTTTTACCTCAGAAGGGAAGGTTCATTCCTTAGATCCATTTGAAGGAATCCGGATAGAACTTCCCTATGATCAATTGATCCCTCTAGGCTCCGATTTGACCTATAAACTTACCATTCTACCTTCTAATGGTGAAATGGAAATGCTGGAAGGTGAATTATAA
- a CDS encoding glycoside hydrolase family 95 protein gives MRHLIFYVLLFISLQAFSQQEMKLWYKQPAGKVWTDALPIGNGRLGAMVYGNVDTEILQLNEHTVWSGSPNRNDNPDALDALPEIRELIFEGKQKEAEQLASKMIQTKKSNGQMFQPVGNLEISMADHVEFEDYYRELDIAHAVAKISYTVKGVTYTREAIASIPDRIIAVKLSANKPGMISFSATFSSPHQKSGVKTNASNELVLIGTTSDHEGVPGKVNFEGIAKIQTKGGTFSQTDTALVVKDADEATIYISIASNFIRYDDLSGDEHERANGYMEKAFSRSFEAIQKDQREAYQHYFNRVKLDLGDSGASKLPTDERLKNFRNTNDPQLVTLYYQYGRYLLISSSQPGGQPANLQGIWNKEMMPPWDSKYTININAQMNYWPAEKTNLSELHEPFLKMVQEMAETGQETAKVMYGARGWMAHHNTDIWRITGPVDAIFWGIWNGGGGWTSQHLWEHYLYTGDQEFLSSIYPVLKGAALFYADFLVKDPRNGWLVINPGTSPENAPQAHGGSSLDAGTTMDNQIVFDVFSTAIQAAKILDKDASFQDTLKRLRKQLPPMHIGQHGQLQEWLEDIDDPNDHHRHISHLYGFFPSNQISPFRTPELYQASKTTLIHRGDVSTGWSMGWKVNWWARALDGNHAYTLIQNQLSPVKGTREGGGSYNNLFDAHPPFQIDGNFGCTSGITEMLVQSANGEVHLLPALPDAWPEGSISGIKARGGFEIVDMEWKDGKIQTVTVRSDLGGNLRLRVPNSLNVKEGVLNPAKGENSNPFYFVEETPAPVISDQANLEKPQLNPGYSYDLATEAGKTYVLMMN, from the coding sequence ATGAGACATTTGATTTTTTACGTTTTACTATTCATTTCCTTGCAAGCATTTTCTCAGCAAGAGATGAAGCTATGGTACAAGCAGCCAGCTGGAAAAGTGTGGACAGATGCCTTGCCTATTGGGAATGGAAGGCTGGGTGCCATGGTATATGGCAATGTGGACACTGAAATCCTCCAACTTAATGAGCATACAGTTTGGTCGGGAAGCCCCAATAGAAATGACAATCCTGATGCTTTGGATGCCCTTCCTGAGATCCGGGAATTGATTTTTGAGGGAAAACAGAAAGAGGCGGAGCAGCTAGCTTCCAAAATGATCCAGACCAAGAAATCTAACGGGCAGATGTTTCAGCCTGTGGGAAATCTAGAAATATCCATGGCAGATCATGTAGAATTTGAGGATTATTACCGTGAGTTAGATATTGCCCATGCGGTTGCGAAAATCAGCTACACTGTCAAAGGGGTGACTTACACCCGGGAGGCCATAGCTTCGATTCCTGATCGGATTATTGCGGTGAAGTTAAGCGCCAATAAACCGGGTATGATTTCATTTAGCGCAACATTTTCGAGTCCGCATCAAAAATCTGGAGTTAAGACCAATGCTTCGAATGAATTAGTACTGATTGGAACAACCTCAGATCATGAGGGAGTACCGGGTAAAGTCAATTTTGAGGGGATCGCTAAAATCCAAACAAAAGGTGGTACGTTTAGCCAAACGGATACAGCTTTGGTTGTGAAGGATGCCGATGAGGCTACGATTTACATTTCCATTGCTTCCAATTTTATTCGATATGATGACCTCTCAGGGGATGAACATGAGAGAGCGAATGGCTATATGGAAAAAGCTTTTTCTAGGAGTTTTGAAGCGATCCAGAAAGATCAGCGGGAGGCCTATCAGCATTATTTTAATCGGGTAAAGTTGGATTTGGGTGACTCAGGGGCTTCAAAGCTACCTACTGACGAACGTTTAAAGAATTTTAGAAATACCAACGATCCCCAGTTGGTAACACTGTATTACCAATATGGCAGATACTTATTGATCTCTTCTTCCCAACCTGGTGGACAACCCGCCAATCTCCAAGGAATTTGGAACAAAGAGATGATGCCGCCTTGGGACAGCAAGTATACCATCAATATCAATGCGCAGATGAATTATTGGCCTGCGGAAAAAACCAATCTTTCGGAATTGCATGAGCCCTTCCTAAAAATGGTTCAGGAAATGGCAGAAACTGGACAGGAAACTGCCAAGGTGATGTATGGAGCAAGAGGTTGGATGGCTCATCATAACACAGATATTTGGAGAATTACGGGGCCTGTGGATGCCATATTTTGGGGTATTTGGAATGGAGGTGGAGGTTGGACCAGCCAGCACCTTTGGGAACATTACCTGTATACCGGTGATCAAGAATTTTTGTCATCTATTTATCCGGTCTTAAAGGGAGCTGCACTGTTTTATGCAGACTTTTTGGTGAAAGATCCTCGAAACGGTTGGTTGGTCATCAATCCAGGAACCTCACCGGAAAATGCCCCCCAAGCTCATGGAGGGTCTTCTTTGGATGCAGGCACTACCATGGATAATCAAATTGTTTTTGACGTCTTTAGCACGGCGATTCAAGCTGCAAAAATTTTGGATAAAGATGCCTCATTTCAGGATACCTTGAAGCGGTTGAGAAAGCAACTTCCTCCAATGCATATCGGGCAGCATGGCCAGCTTCAGGAATGGCTGGAGGACATTGATGATCCTAATGACCACCATCGCCATATCTCCCATTTGTATGGATTCTTCCCATCCAATCAGATATCTCCATTCCGAACTCCTGAATTGTACCAGGCTTCCAAAACTACCCTGATTCATAGAGGAGATGTCTCTACAGGTTGGAGTATGGGTTGGAAAGTAAACTGGTGGGCCAGAGCCTTAGATGGGAATCATGCCTATACATTGATCCAAAACCAACTATCTCCTGTGAAGGGCACCAGAGAAGGTGGAGGTTCTTATAACAACCTTTTTGATGCACATCCACCTTTTCAGATTGATGGGAATTTTGGCTGTACTTCTGGGATCACAGAGATGTTGGTACAAAGTGCCAATGGTGAGGTTCATTTGCTGCCCGCACTTCCAGATGCCTGGCCTGAAGGTAGTATTTCTGGAATCAAAGCAAGAGGAGGTTTTGAAATTGTGGACATGGAATGGAAGGATGGGAAAATACAAACGGTGACCGTGAGATCTGATTTGGGTGGAAACCTCCGTTTGCGAGTTCCCAATTCCTTGAATGTGAAAGAGGGAGTTTTGAATCCGGCAAAAGGAGAAAATTCCAATCCTTTTTACTTCGTAGAAGAGACTCCAGCTCCGGTGATTTCTGATCAAGCTAATTTGGAAAAACCTCAATTGAATCCTGGCTATTCTTATGATCTAGCCACGGAAGCTGGAAAAACCTACGTATTGATGATGAATTGA
- a CDS encoding sialate O-acetylesterase, producing the protein MFSRALIVLVLCFIGNQSFAQDPNFYIFLSFGQSNMEGNARFEPQDTVSNPRFQLLQAVDCPDLGREKGKWYPAIPPLSRCNTGITPGDYFGRTLVENLPDSIRVGIINVSVGGCKIELFDKDNYKTYTATAPDWMKGMIAQYDGNPYQRLVELGKLAQETGVIKGILLHQGESNTGDQTWPTKVAGVYANLLADLSLEPNSVPLLAGELVSAEEGGKCASMNPIIGTLPEVIPNAYVISSQDCEAIKDGLHFSAAGYRLLGSRYGEKMTELLKSNN; encoded by the coding sequence ATGTTTTCAAGAGCTTTAATTGTCTTGGTACTTTGTTTTATCGGTAACCAAAGCTTTGCCCAAGACCCGAATTTTTACATTTTTCTGAGTTTTGGTCAGTCCAACATGGAAGGAAATGCCCGGTTCGAACCACAGGATACAGTATCAAATCCCCGTTTTCAATTGTTACAAGCAGTGGATTGCCCCGATCTGGGCCGAGAAAAAGGAAAATGGTATCCAGCCATTCCACCTTTGAGTAGGTGTAATACAGGAATTACACCTGGAGATTACTTTGGGAGAACTTTAGTGGAAAATTTACCCGATAGCATTCGGGTCGGAATTATCAATGTCTCAGTTGGAGGCTGTAAAATCGAATTGTTTGATAAAGATAATTATAAAACCTATACGGCTACAGCACCGGATTGGATGAAAGGAATGATCGCCCAATACGATGGGAATCCCTATCAAAGGTTGGTTGAATTGGGGAAATTGGCCCAGGAAACTGGGGTCATCAAAGGGATCCTGCTGCATCAGGGTGAATCCAATACAGGAGATCAAACCTGGCCTACCAAGGTCGCAGGGGTCTATGCGAATTTATTGGCAGATTTAAGTTTGGAACCCAATTCGGTCCCACTATTGGCAGGTGAACTGGTCAGTGCTGAAGAGGGAGGAAAATGCGCTAGCATGAATCCGATCATAGGCACCTTGCCTGAAGTCATCCCGAATGCTTATGTGATTTCTTCCCAGGATTGTGAGGCGATCAAAGATGGATTGCATTTTTCAGCAGCTGGTTACCGATTACTGGGTTCGCGATATGGTGAGAAGATGACTGAGCTTTTAAAGAGTAATAATTAA